A genomic region of Metopolophium dirhodum isolate CAU chromosome 1, ASM1992520v1, whole genome shotgun sequence contains the following coding sequences:
- the LOC132936915 gene encoding biogenesis of lysosome-related organelles complex 1 subunit 6-like isoform X1 → MEDLNTTPNDKCRNLNELNLETKPGLIVINSYLNQINPDLKDVQSEIKEVVGKQKSLIDAMLKENEELSNLLNESEVQNMFSSIKHCHGQLVELKKKLMFLHKKTLTLEKRANVLRVAKQREALQREHQKESMLVREQELISKQS, encoded by the exons atggaAGATTTAAACACGACACCTAATGATAAATGTCGGAATTTAAATGAATTGAA tttagaAACAAAGCCCGGATTAATAGTAATCAACTcctatttaaatcaaataaatccaGATTTGAAAGATGTTCAATCTGAAATTAAAGAAGTTGT TGGCAAACAAAAATCACTTATAGATGCTATGCTCAAAGAAAATGAAGAACtatctaatttattaaatgaatcAGAAGTTCAAAATAtg ttcTCATCCATTAAACATTGCCATGGACAGTtggttgaattaaaaaaaaaactcatgttTTTACACAAGAAAACTCTGACATTAGAA aaaagaGCTAATGTTTTGCGCGTGGCCAAACAAAGAGAAGCATTACAAAGAGAACATCAGAAAGAATCAATGTTGGTACGGGAACAAGAACTTATATCAAAACAGTCATAG
- the LOC132935904 gene encoding 26S proteasome non-ATPase regulatory subunit 12-like, with translation MMDNLEPLNTDGGRTVKMDVHYSAMCDETIAVAESLAASGKLPEALYMLLMLEKQTRNGSDIASTGRLLVAIVKLCFQAKEWALLNEHIFLLKNRKSQLELAVRAMVGECCIFIDQMPDEKTKLKLIQSLRIVTEGQISMVLDRVQLTQKLAQIKEDKGDVTGAESITQELQVEAYDSMKTQEELIYEQFRLCLAMQFESITS, from the exons ATGATGGACAATTTGGAACCTCTGAACACCGATGGTGGTCGTACAGTAAAAATGGATGTCCACTACAGTGCTATGTGTGATGAAACAATTGCCGTCGCCGAAAGTTTGGCAGCCAGCGGTAAACTACCAGAAGCATTGTATATGTTACTCATGCTTGAAAAACAAACTAGAAAC ggaTCTGATATAGCTTCAACTGGTCGACTTTTGGTGGCTATAGTAAAACTATGTTTTCAAGCTAAAGAATGGGCATTACTTAATGAACATATTTTTCTgttaaaaaacagaaaatcacagtTGGAACTTGCGGTTAGAGCTATGGTCGGAGAATGTTGTATATTCATTGACCAAATGCCGgacgaaaaaacaaaattgaagttAATTCAATCTCTTAGAATCGTTACTGAAGGacag atATCTATGGTATTGGATAGAGTTCAACTCACACAAAAGTTGGCTCAAATTAAAGAAGATAAAGGTGATGTAACTGGTGCTGAAAGTATCACTCAAGAATTGCAGGTCGAGGCTTATGATTCTATGAAAACACAAGAAGAACTCATTTATGAACAGTTTCGATTATGTTTGGCTATGCAATTTGAATCAATTACCTCATGA
- the LOC132936915 gene encoding biogenesis of lysosome-related organelles complex 1 subunit 6-like isoform X2 produces MVLVCCIPTRGVYKLYSPATPVFYLAIIHNKNGKQKSLIDAMLKENEELSNLLNESEVQNMFSSIKHCHGQLVELKKKLMFLHKKTLTLEKRANVLRVAKQREALQREHQKESMLVREQELISKQS; encoded by the exons ATGGTACTGGTTTGTTGTATCCCCACTCGGGGCGTGTATAAACTTTATAGCCCCGCCACTCCGGTTTTTTATCTTGCCATCATCCATAATAagaa TGGCAAACAAAAATCACTTATAGATGCTATGCTCAAAGAAAATGAAGAACtatctaatttattaaatgaatcAGAAGTTCAAAATAtg ttcTCATCCATTAAACATTGCCATGGACAGTtggttgaattaaaaaaaaaactcatgttTTTACACAAGAAAACTCTGACATTAGAA aaaagaGCTAATGTTTTGCGCGTGGCCAAACAAAGAGAAGCATTACAAAGAGAACATCAGAAAGAATCAATGTTGGTACGGGAACAAGAACTTATATCAAAACAGTCATAG